The following DNA comes from Microcella sp..
ATCGTGATTAGTCTAGGCAGGTGTCGTTCACCGCTCCCATCACCCTGCCCGGCCTGACCCGTGACCCGCAGTGGCATCGCCGCAGCGTCTTCTACGAAGTCATGGTGCGCTCGTTCATGGATTCGAACGGTGACGGCACCGGCGACCTCGGCGGCTTGATCCAGAAGCTCGACTACCTGCAGTGGCTCGGCATCGATGCGCTGTGGCTGCCGCCGTTCTTTCAGAGCCCGCTGCGCGATGGCGGCTACGACGTTTCTGACTACAACTCGGTACTGCCCGAGTTCGGCACGATCGAAGAGTTCCGTGAGCTCGTCACCAAGGCGCACGAGCGCAACATGCGCATCGTCATCGACCTCGTCATCAACCACACGAGCGATCAGCACCCCTGGTTCCAGGCCTCGCGCGAAGACCCCGAGGGGCCCTACGGCGACTACTACGTCTGGAGCGATACCGACGAGAAGTACGAAGACGTGCGCATCATCTTCGTCGACACCGAAGAGTCGAACTGGGCCTTCGACCCGATTCGCCGGCAGTTCTACTGGCACCGCTTCTTCTCGCACCAGCCCGACCTGAACTTCGAGAACCCCAAGGTTCACGACGAGATCTTTGATGTCGTGCGGTTCTGGGCCGATCTCGGAGTCGACGGGTTCCGCCTCGACGCGATCCCCTACCTCTACGAGACCGACGGCGGTTCGGGTGAGAGCGAGCCCGAGACGCATCAGTTCGTGGCTAAGCTGCGCGAGATGGTCGACCGCGAGTACCCCGGGCGCATCCTCATCGCCGAGGCGAACCAGTGGCCGAGCGAGGTCGCCGCGTTCTTCGGCACCGATGACGAGCCCGAGTGCCACATGGCCTTCGACTTTCCCGTCATGCCCCGCATCTTCTACGCCCTCCGGTCGCAGCAGGCCACCGAGCTGCAGCGGCAGATGGCCGAAGAGACTCCCGCACCCGAAGGCAGCGCCTGGGGCGTGTTCCTGCGCAACCACGACGAGCTCACGCTCGAGATGGTGAGCGAGGAATACCGGCAGGCGATGTACGGCTGGTACGCCTACGACCCGCGCATGCGCGCCAACATCGGCATTCGCCGCAGACTCGCGCCGTTGCTCGACAATGCGCGCGCAGAGCTCGAACTCGCGCACGCTCTGTTGTTCAGCCTGCCCGGCAGCCCGTTCTTGTACTACGGCGACGAGATCGGCATGGGCGACAACATCTGGCTGCCCGACCGCGACAGCTCGCGCACGCCCATGCAGTGGACGCCCGACCGCAACGCCGGCTTCAGCCACGCCGACCCCGGCAAGCTCTACCTGCCCGTCGTGCAGTCGCTCGTCTACCACTACAACCAGATCAACGTCGAAAGCCAGCTGGCGCAGTCGCGGTCGCTGCTGCACTGGATTCGCAACGTCATCCACGTGCGCAAGGCTCACCCGACCTTCGGGCTCGGCACGATGCGCATTCTCGAGACCGACAACGAGTCGGTGCTCGCCTTCGTGCGCGAGTACCGCGGCACCGGCACGCACCTCGGCGATGCCGCCGAGCGCATCCTGTGCGTGTTCTCGTTCGCTCACAACCCGGTGTCGGCGACCATCACGGCGCCCGGGCTCGAGGGTGCTCAGCTGCGCGACCTGTTCGGCGGTGCGCCCTTCCCGGCGGTCAACGACGACGGAACCCTCACGCTGACGCTCGGCACGCAGAGCTTCTACTGGCTGCACGCCGAATAGCGGCGAGGGGTGTGCCGCTGTGTCGCAGTCAGAGCACCGCTCTAGGCTGACTCTGTGACCTTGCTGCAGCGCGACCTCGCCGTGTTCGACCTCGAGACCACGGGGGTGGATGTTCGCACCTCGCGCATCGTCACCGCCTGCGTGGCCCTGCTCGATGCCAGCGGCACTGTCGTCTCGAGGCGTGACTGGCTCGCCGATCCGGGCGTGGAGATTCCGGAGGGCGCTGCAGCGGTCCACGGCATCAGCACTGAGCGTGCTCGCGCCGAGGGCCGCCCGGCAGTCGAGGTCGTCACCGAGATTGTCGACGAGTTGCGCGCCGTACTCGGCCGCGGCACGCCCCTTGTGGTCTACAACGCCCCCTACGACCTGACCCTGCTCGCGTGTGAGGCCGCCCGGCACGGCGTCGCGCCTCTCGTCGACCCGGCTCCCGTCATCGACCCGCTCGTCATCGACAAGGCCGTCGACCGCTACCGCAAGGGCAAGCGCACGCTGGAGGCCGCTGCCGCCCACTACAGCGTCGCTCTCGACGGGGCGCACGACGCGGGCGTCGACGCGATCGCCGCCGGGCTCGTGGCCCGCGCGATCGCAGAGCAGCATGCCGCTGTTCTGCCTGCCACGCTAGAGGAGCTGCAGACCGCGCAGGCCGCCTGGCACGACCAGCAGGCCAGTAGCTTCGAGGACTACATGCGCACGCAGCGCGATCACACCTTCACAGTCGACCGCGGCTGGCCCGTTCGCCACTGACGAATTCGCCCGCGGTCTGCCACACTCTCCGCATGCCAGGTGCGTCATCGATCTCGGTGAGCAGACTCACCAAGCGGTACGACGATCTCGTCGCGGTCGACGAGATCTCTTTCGAGGTGCAGGCAGGCAGTGTCTTCGCTTTTCTCGGCACCAACGGGGCGGGCAAATCAACGACCATCGGTTGCATCACCACGGTGCTCTCGAGCGATGCCGGTGAGATCGTCGTCGACGGCCACGACGTGCGCCGCGATCCCGAGCCGGTGCGCGAGCGCATCGGAGTGGTTTTTCAAGAGTCGATGCTCGACGCGCCGCTTACCGCCCGCGAGAACCTTCGCACCCGGGCCCGCTTCTACGGCGCCGATCGTGAGCAGATCGACGATCGCATCGCCGAACTCGGTGCGCTCATCGGCGTGGAGGAGTTTCTCGACAGGCGGTACGGCACCCTCTCGGGCGGGCAACGTCGCCGGGTCGACATCGCTCGCGCGCTGCTGCACTCACCGTCGATCCTGTTCCTCGACGAGCCCACCGCGGGCCTCGACCCGGCCAGCCGCGCCGTGGTGTGGTCGACCATCCACGACCTGCGCGATCGTCACGGCTTGACGGTCTTCTTGACGACGCACTACATGGAAGAGACCGAGAACGCCGATCAGGTGAGCATCATTGAACGAGGCCGCATCATCGCTCAGGGCTCGCCGGCCGAGCTGCGAACTCGCCACAGTTCGAGCGTGCTCTCGGTGACCACGCGCAATCGCTCGGCGTTGACGAAGCTCGCCCGAGTCCACGGGCTCGAGGTGCGCGAGCACGGTGAGGTGATCGAAATGCGCGTCGACGGTGCCGACGTAGCTCGACGACTCATCGCTGACCACGGCGATGACGTGCTCGACTTCGAATTTCGGCACGGTTCGATGGACGACGTCTTTCTCGCACTCACGGGGCGCACGCCCGAGCCAGAGGGGGCGTGATGAGACTCGCTGTCACGATCATGGGGCGCAATCTGCGGCTCTTCTTCCGCGACCGCGCAGGCGTCGCCTTCTCGCTTCTGGGCGCCCTCATCGTCTTCGTGCTCTACGCGCTGTTCCTCTCCGATTTGCAGGCGCGCTCGATCGCATCCTCATTCCCGGATGCGACGATGTCAGACGTGCGGGCCTTCGTCGACACCTGGATGTTCGCCGGCATCATCGCGATGACCTCGAGCACCACCTCGCTCGGCGCGCTCGGAGTCTTCGTCGACGACGCCGCGACGGGCCGAGTGCGAGACTTCCTGGTGTCGCCGATCCGCCAGTGGCAGCTGGTGCTCGGCTATCTGCTCGCCACCATCGTCGTTGCACTCGTGATGACCGTCATCGTGCTGATGGTGAGCCTGGCCTATCTGTTTTTTGTCGACGGAGTGACGATCGGCTTCGCCGAGGTGGTGGCCACCCTGGTCTGGATCACTCTCTCGTGCTGCGCCTTTGCCGCGGTGTGGGCCTTCGTGGCCTCGTTCCTGCGCACGACCGCGGCGTTCTCTGCCCTGTCGACGGTCGTGGGCACCCTCATCGGCTTTCTCGCCGGGGCGTTCATCGCGGTCGGGCTGTTTCCGTCGGGTGTGCGCGACCTCGTCAACGCGCTGCCCTTCGCCCAGTCGGCCATGCTGATGAGGCAACAGTTCACGGCTGAGAGCCTCACCGCTCTCGTCGGCGACGAATCCGCAGCCACCGCCGCGCTCAGCGAGTTCTACGGCATCACCACCGTGATCGGGGGCGAGGTCGTTCCGGTGCCCGTCGTCGCAGGTCTGCTGCTGGTCTACGGGCTCGTCTTCACGGCGCTGGCCGTTTGGCGCATTCGCGCGCGCATCACCTAGTCGGTGGAGTGTCCGCGTTCGAGAGACCAGTAGGCGCTCCCGGCGGCAACAACGAAGGGCCCCACCAGCGGCGGGGCCCTTCGTGATGCAGAAGGTTGACTAGTTGCCGAAGCCCTTGAAGCGCTGGTTGAACTTCTCGACGCGACCGGCCGAGTCCATGATGCGCTGCTTGCCCGTGTAGAACGGGTGCGAGGCCGACGAGATCTCGACGTCGATGACCGGGTAGGTCACACCGTCGAGGTCGATCGTCTTCTCGCTCGTCACCGTTGAACGGGTGAGGAACGTCTCGCCCGAGGCGAGGTCGCGGAATACGATCGCCGCGTACTCGGGGTGAATGTCAGTCTTCATGAACGGATTCCTTGAGAAGTCTTGGCCGGTGGTAGACCACCGGGGCACGATGATGGGCCCGTCAGGCCCAGCTATCGAGAATAGCAGAGGGCGGCGCGAACAGCCGCGATCAGTGGGCGCGCGCGGCGAACCGGCCGTCGTCGTGCGAGACCGACAGCGAGAGGCCGAACGTCAGGCTCAGATTGGCCGCCGTCATGACCTCGTCGAGCGGGCCCGAGGCTGCGATGCGGCCCTCACGCAGCAGCAGCGCATGCGTGAACCCGGGAGGAATCTCTTCCACGTGGTGCGTCACCATGACCATGGCGGGTGAGCTCGGCTCGCTCGCGTAGGCACCGAGCAGCTGCAGCAGCTCTTCGCGGGCGCCGAGGTCGAGGCTCGCAGCAGGCTCGTCGAGTAGCAGCAGCTCGGGGTCGGTCATGATCGCTCGCGCGATCTGCACGCGCTTCTGCTCGCCGTCGCTCAACGTGCCGAAGAGACGGTCTTCGAAGTCGTCGAGGTGCCACTCTCGCAGCACGCGCTGGGCGCGGCGAATATCCACCTCGTCGTACTGCTCGTTCCAGCGGCCCGTGACGGCGTGCGCGCTCGTCATGACGACGTCGAGCACGCGCTCATCGCCCGGGATGCGGCGCGCCAGCGCTGTGGAGGCGAAGCCGATACGCGGCCGCAACTCGAAGACGTCGGTCGAGCCGAGCCGCTCGTCGAGCACGACGGCGGTGCCCGACGTCGGGTGCATGAGCGAGGCGGCGAGCTGCAGCAGCGTGGTCTTGCCGGCGCCGTTGGGCCCGAGCACGACCCACCGCTCGTCAGAGTTCACCTGCCAGCTCACCTGATCGAGAATGCCCGTGCCGTCACGGGTCAGAGAGACGCTGTCGAACTCAAGAACGCTGGCCATGATGGCTCCAGCGTAGAGCACCGAGCCGGCAGCTCTCAGACCAGCAGACCGGCGTAGAGCTCGCTCGTGCGCGACGCAATCGTGTCCCACGAGAACATGTGCTCGGCGCGCTTGCGCCCCTCGGCACCCATCGCCCGCGCCGCGTCGGGGTCTGCCACGACCTCGGTGAGCACGGCTGCGAGATCGGCGATGAAGCGCTCGGGGTCGAGCGGCGTGCCCGACCCGTCGTGCACCTGGTCGATCGGTACGAGGCGCCCCGTGACGCCGTCGTCGACGACCTCAGGAATGCCGCCGGTGTTCGTGCCGACGACGGCGACTCCGCACGCCATTGCCTCGAGGTTCACGATCCCTAAGGGCTCGTAGACGCTCGGACAGACGAAGGTCGTGGCGCTCGACAGCACGGCCGAGAGCTCGAGCGGCGAGAGCATGCGCTCGATCCACACGACGCCGGTGCGCTCGGCCTGCAACGCGGCGACGCCGTGCTGCACTTCGCGCAGAATCTCGGGCGTATCAGGTGCTCCGGCGCACAAGATCAGTTGAACGTCGGAAGGCAGACGACGGGCCGCCTGAAGCAAGTAGGGCAGACCCTTCTGCCGCGTGATGCGGCCGACGAACACCACGGATGGGCGATCAGGGTCGATGCCGAGCGACCGCACCGCGTCGTGGTCGATCACGCGCTGCCAGCGGTCGAGATCGATGCCGTTGTGGATCACCGAGACCCGAGACTCGTCGATCTCGGGGTAGCACCGCAGAATGTCGCGACGCATGCCCTCGCTCACGGCGATCACAGCATCCGCCGTTTCGAAAGCGTTCTTCTCGATCCACCGCGAGACGCGGTAGCCGCCGCCGAGTTGCTCGGCCTTCCACGGACGCAACGGCTCGAGGCTGTGTGCCGTGACGACGTGCGGGATACCGTGCAGCAGCTGAGCCAGCTGGCCAGCCGCATTCGCGTACCACGTGTGCGAGTGCACCAGGTCGGCGCCATCGACATCATCGGCAATCGCAAGGTCGACGCCCAGCGTCGCGAGAGCAGGGTTCGCCGAGCTGAGCGTGCCGGGCACGAGGTAGGCGTGCGTGTCGGCCTCGTTGCGCGGCGCCCCGAAACAGCGCACGCGCACGTCGAGCGTGTGCCGCAGGGCCCGCACGAGCTCGGCGACGTGCACACCTGCTCCCCCGTAGACCTCGGGCGGGTATTCACGGCTGATCACGTCGACGCGCATGAGTTGACGGTAGTACAGCCTGCCTCTCCCCTTGCACGCGTGGCTCGCCTAGTGTGGGGCCATGTCGACACCCAAGATCTTCGGAATCGTGCTCGCCGGCGGCGAGGGCAAGCGCCTCATGCCCCTCACGGTCGACCGCGCCAAGCCCGGGGTTCCCTTCGCCGGTGGCTACCGCCTGATCGACTTCGCTTTGTCAAACCTCATCAACTCAGGGCTGCGTCAGATTGTCGTGCTGACGCAGTACAAGAGCCACTCGCTCGACCGTCACGTGAGCCAGGTCTGGCGCTTGAGCGGCATGCTCAATTCGTACGTCGCGTCGGTGCCAGCCCAGCAGCGGCTCGGCAAGAGATGGTTCTCGGGGTCGGCCGACGCCATCTTCCAGAGCCTCAACCTCATCCGTGACGAGAAGCCCGACATCGTCATCGTGGTCGGCGCCGATCACGTGTACCGCATGGACTTCCGGCAGATGATCGATGCCCACATCGCCAACGGTGCCGGCGTCACCGTGGCCGGTATCCGTCAGCCGATCGCCCTGGCCGATCAGTTCGGCGTCATCGAGACCGACCCCGCGAACCCCCAGCGCATCGCCGCCTTCCACGAGAAGCCGAAGAACGCGATCGGGCTGCAGGATGCTCCGCACGAGGTTCTCGCGTCGATGGGCAACTACGTGTTCGACGCCGATGTGCTCATGGACGCCGTAACCCGTGACGCCGACGACGCCGACTCGTCGCACGACATGGGTGGCGACATCGTGCCCGATTTCGTCACGCGCGGCGAAGCCTTTGTCTACGACCTCAACCTCAATGATGTTCCGGGTTCGACCGATCGTGACAAGTTCTACTGGCGCGACGTCGGCACGATCGAGTCGTTCTTCGATGCTCACCAAGACCTCATCTCGGCCTTGCCGGTGTTCAACCTGTACAACTCTGAGTGGCCGATCTACGCGCAGCAGCTCAACTCACCGCCCGCCAAGTTCGTGCGCGATGCGAGCGGCTCGACCGGTGCCGTCATAGACTCGATCGTCTCGCTCGGCTCGGTGATCTCGGGCTCGCACATCGAACGCAGCGTCATCGGACCCTGGGTGACGATCGAATCGGCAACGATCACTGACGCGGTCGTCTTCGAGCGCACAGTGATCGGCGCAGGTGCCGTCGTGCGGCGGGCTATTCTCGACAAAGAGGTCGTCGTGGCCCCCGGCGCTCAGGTGGGCGTCGACCACGCGGCCGACATCGCCCGGGGGCTCACCGTTACCGAGACCGGCATCACGGTAGCCGGCAAGGGCGTGCACATCAGCTGACCGACTTCTAAGCCTTCGAGGAGCCCCGCCATGGCACGGTTTCTCGTCGTGCTCGACGTCGACTCGACGCTCATCGAGCAAGAAGTCATCGAGCTGCTGGCCGAGGAGGCCGGATCGCTCGAGCAGGTCGCCGCGATCACCGCGCGGGCGATGGCGGGCGAGCTCGACTTCAGCCGCTCGCTGGTCGAGCGCGTCGCAACGCTGCAGGGCCTCGAGGCGGCTGCACTCGAGCGGGTGTCGGCGCGCGTCGAGCTCACGCGCGGGGCAGAACAGCTCGTGGAGGGCATCCACGCCGCTGACGGCGCCGTCACCGTGGTCTCGGGAGGCTTTCACGAACTGCTCGACCCGATCGCGGCCCGGCTGGGGCTCAATGCCCACCGGGCGAACCGGCTCGAGGTCACCGATGCCCGCCTCACGGGGCGCACAACGGGTGCGATCATCGACGCAGCCGCGAAGCGGGATGCTCTGCTCGAGTGGGCGCACCAGTTCGACGTGCCGCTGACCCGCACTGTGGCGATCGGCGACGGCGCGAACGATCTCGCCATGATGCAGGCGGCCGCGCTGTCGATCGCGTTCGACGCGAAGCCCGTCGTGCGCGACGCGGCGCACGTGAGCGTGCCGGAGCGTGACCTCTCGGTCGTGCTGGCGGTGCTGGGCCTTTAGTGGCCCATACCCAACCCGCCGTCGACGGGGATGACGGCTCCGCTGATGTACGCGGCGTCGTCGCTCGCGAGCCACGTCACGACGCGGGCAACCTCGGTAGGAGTCGCGAAGCGGCCAGCGGGGATCGACTGCTGGTACGCCTTCTGCTGGTCCTCGGGCAGCGCAGCCGTCATATCGGTCTCGATGAAGCCCGGAGCAACCACGTTCGCGGTGATGCCGCGCCCGCCGAGCTCGCGCGTGAGCGACCGGGCCATGCCGACGAGTGCCGACTTCGAGGCGCTGTAGTTGACCTGACCCGCCGAGCCGTAGAGGCCGACGACGCTCGAGATGAGGACGATGCGGCCGAAGCGAGCCTTCAGCATGCCCTTCGAGGCGCGCTTGACGGTGCGGAAGGCGCCCGTGAGGTTCGTGTCGATGACGTCGGTGAAGTCGTCGTCGCTCATGCGCATGAGCAGCATGTCGCGGGTGATGCCGGCGTTGGCCACGACGACCTCGACCGGGCCGAGTTCGGCCTCGACGGTCGTGAACGCCGCGTCGAGGGAGGCGGAGTCGGTGACGTCGGCCTGCACGGTGAGCGAGCCTTCGGGGCCGCTGCCTGAGCGTGCGGTGACGGCGACCCGGTGGCCTTGCGCGATGAACTCTTCGGCGATCGAGAAGCCGATGCCGCGGTTGCCGCCGGTGACGAGAACGGTGCGGGGGGAAGACGTACCTGGGGTCATGGCTCCCCAGCATATGCGCAACGTCGAGAGCTACGATTCTGAGGTGCCGAGCCAACCGTCGAGTGCCATCACGAGCCTGCCGATGTCTCCCGATGAGGAGCGCAAGGTTCGCATGGTGCGGTACGCGACGGCCATGGGTATCCGCATGATCTGCATCGCGGCGTGCTTCTTCACACCGGGCTGGTGGTTGCTGATTCCCGCCCTCGGCGCGATCGCCCTCCCCTACTTCGCCGTGATCGCCGCGAACACGGTCGTGAACCGCAGCGGTCCGGCCGTCGAGCGCCCCGGCGCACTCCTGCCGTACGTGTCGCGCGACGGAGCCTCGTGATCGATCTGCCGGGGGCGATCAGCAGCATCCGTTGCTCGCGCAGCGGCTGCCGCGAGTCGGCCGACTGGGCCGTGAACTGGCGCAACCCGCGCATTCACGGTCCTGAGCGGGTCAAGATCTGGCTCGCGTGCGATGAACACCGCGACTACCTCTACGACTACGTGGCGGCCCGTGGCTTCCCCGTGACGATCACCCCGGCCGGTGTCGTCGTCGAGCGGTTGCCCGACGCGGCAGAATAGCGTTCGATGAGCATCCTCTCGCTGGCCCTGACGCGCCGGTGGCTCGGCTGGCTCGCGTTCACGACGGTGTTCGCGGTGGTCTGCGTGCTGCTCGCCCAGTGGCAGTGGTCTCGTCGGGTTGAGGTGGTCGCTGAGATGCGCGTCATCGCCGAGAACTGGGATTCGGTGCCCGTCGAGCTGCGCGAGGTGCTGCCGCCCGGTGCCGAGCTCGACCCCGCGAGCGAGTGGTCGCCCGTCGCCCTCGAGGGCGAATACCTGCTCGAGTCGCAGGTTCTCGTGCGCAACCGGCCGCTCAACGCCCGCCCGGGCTTTGAGGTGCTGACGCCCCTGCTGCTCGACTCGGGCGAGGTCTTCATCGTCGACCGCGGCTGGCTGCCTGTCGGTTCAGCACAAGACTCCCCCGACGTCGTGCCCGCACCGCCCGAGGGCCGCGTGCAGGTCGTCGTGCGTCTCAAGCCTGGCGAGCCGACGATCGCGGGCCGCGGGGCACCCGAAGGTCAGATCGCCACCATCCATCTACCCGAGCTCGCCGAGAGCATCGATGCCGGCGAAGTCATCACCGGTGCCTACGGCCTGCTCGACAGCGAGTCGCCCAGCGTCGCCGAACGGCCGACAGCCGCGACTCGGCCCGTGAACGACGAGGGCCCGCACTTGAGCTACACGTTCCAGTGGTACCTCTTCGCACTGCTCGGCTTCGTCGGCTTCGGCTGGGCGCTGCGGCAAGAGCACCGCACCGCGCGTGCGGCCGAGACAGGCGAGGCGCTGCCGACACCGAAGCGCGGTCTCGACGCCGAGGTCGAAGATGCGATTCTGGATGCTCGCGAGCGCTGAGCGAGCATCCCGACCCCGATCGGCGCACGTGCGCCGCTGCCCCGGTCAGGCGAGTGAGATCAGTTCCGCGTAATCAGCCGTCCAGAGGTCTTCGACGCCGTCGGGCATGATGAGCACGCGCTCCGGGTTGAGCGCCTCGACGGCGCCCTCGTCGTGGCTCACGAGAATGACGGCGCCGGCGTAGCTCGCGAGCGCGCCGAGGATTTCTTCTCGGCTGGCGGGGTCGAGGTTGTTGGTCGGCTCATCGAGCAGCAGCAGGTTGGCTTTCGAGACGACGAGCGTCGCGAGCGACAGGCGGGTCTTCTCGCCGCCCGAGAGCACGCCGGCGGGCTTCTGCACGTCGTCGCCCACGAAGAGGAACGAGCCCAGCACGCTGCGCGCCTCGCGCTCGGTGATGGCCTCGCTCGCGCTCATCATGTTCTCGAGCACGCTGCGTCTCACATCAAGCGTCTCGTGCTCTTGCGCGTAATAGCCGACGCGCAGGCCGTGGCCCGGTTCGAGAACACCCGTGTCGGGAGCGTCGACGCCCGCGAGAATGCGCAGCAGCGTCGTCTTGCCCGCTCCGTTGAGCCCGAGAATGACGACGCGCGAGCCCTTGTCGACGGCAAGGTCGACGGCGGTGAAGATCTCGAGCGAGCCGTAGCTCTTCGACAGGTTCTTGGCCTGCAGCGGCGTCTTGCCGACCGGCGCCGGCTCGGGGAAGCGCAGTTTGGCGACTCGATCGACAGCGCGCACCTCGTCGAGCCCTGACAGCATCTTCTCGGCGCGGGCGACCATCTGGTGCGCGGCGGCGGCCTTCGATGCCTTGGCGCCGAACCGGGCCGCCTGCAACTGCAGCGACGTGGCTTTCTTCTCGACGTTGACGCGCTCTTTCTTGCGGCGCTCTTCGTCAGCCTCGCGCTGGCGCAAATAGTGCTTCCAGCCCATGTTGTAGATGTCGATGACTTGGCGGTTGGCGTCGAGGTAGAACACGCGGTTGACCGTCTCCTCGACGAGCTGCACATCGTGACTGATGACGATGAAACCGCCCTGGTACTGCTTCAAGAACTCGCGTAGCCACACGACCGAGTCGGCATCGAGGTGGTTCGTCGGCTCGTCGAGAATCATCGTCTCGGCATCGCTGAACAGGATGCGGGCCAGCTCGATGCGGCGCCGCTGACCGCCCGAGAGCGTGCTGAGCGGTTGGCTGAGAATGCGATCGGGCAGAGACAGGTTGCTCGCGATCGCCGCCGCTTCGGCTTC
Coding sequences within:
- a CDS encoding SURF1 family cytochrome oxidase biogenesis protein, which gives rise to MSILSLALTRRWLGWLAFTTVFAVVCVLLAQWQWSRRVEVVAEMRVIAENWDSVPVELREVLPPGAELDPASEWSPVALEGEYLLESQVLVRNRPLNARPGFEVLTPLLLDSGEVFIVDRGWLPVGSAQDSPDVVPAPPEGRVQVVVRLKPGEPTIAGRGAPEGQIATIHLPELAESIDAGEVITGAYGLLDSESPSVAERPTAATRPVNDEGPHLSYTFQWYLFALLGFVGFGWALRQEHRTARAAETGEALPTPKRGLDAEVEDAILDARER
- a CDS encoding ABC-F family ATP-binding cassette domain-containing protein; translated protein: MLAVQDLEIRVGARLLMENVSFRVDKGDKIGLVGRNGAGKTTMTRALAGEGAPTGGSITRTGEIGYLPQDPRAGDPEQLARTRILDARGLGQLVIDMQQASIDMGSADAAVSEKAMDRYGRLTDRFQALGGYAAEAEAAAIASNLSLPDRILSQPLSTLSGGQRRRIELARILFSDAETMILDEPTNHLDADSVVWLREFLKQYQGGFIVISHDVQLVEETVNRVFYLDANRQVIDIYNMGWKHYLRQREADEERRKKERVNVEKKATSLQLQAARFGAKASKAAAAHQMVARAEKMLSGLDEVRAVDRVAKLRFPEPAPVGKTPLQAKNLSKSYGSLEIFTAVDLAVDKGSRVVILGLNGAGKTTLLRILAGVDAPDTGVLEPGHGLRVGYYAQEHETLDVRRSVLENMMSASEAITEREARSVLGSFLFVGDDVQKPAGVLSGGEKTRLSLATLVVSKANLLLLDEPTNNLDPASREEILGALASYAGAVILVSHDEGAVEALNPERVLIMPDGVEDLWTADYAELISLA